In Haloarcula halophila, a single window of DNA contains:
- a CDS encoding 4a-hydroxytetrahydrobiopterin dehydratase yields the protein MASSLADEACEACTSEDEPLTEAEYAEYLTEIDDDVWEVVNDHHLEGEYPFEDFRDALEFTYEIGELAEQEWHHPDISLQWGEVRVEMWTHKIDGLHKTDFVMAARMDRIHEEYAPE from the coding sequence ATGGCATCATCACTTGCCGACGAAGCATGTGAGGCCTGTACATCAGAGGACGAACCGCTCACAGAGGCAGAGTACGCCGAGTACCTAACTGAAATCGACGATGATGTCTGGGAAGTCGTTAATGACCATCATCTTGAGGGGGAGTATCCGTTCGAAGATTTCCGCGATGCACTCGAGTTCACGTACGAGATCGGGGAACTTGCTGAACAAGAGTGGCATCACCCAGATATCTCGCTTCAATGGGGCGAGGTGCGAGTCGAAATGTGGACGCACAAAATCGACGGACTGCACAAGACTGACTTCGTAATGGCGGCGCGCATGGATCGGATTCACGAAGAATACGCTCCAGAGTAG
- a CDS encoding histidine kinase N-terminal 7TM domain-containing protein: MAGQWTLFFIPLLAGAGILFSLAALAFKNSDTRGATPLGGYLVATGLYNVFYALQLWTTTPEGSLFWSQMQLPMWSSAAVFGLLFGIEYTNRETWLRRSRAGALFIPPAIATVLYFLQPELFFANVRMREELSLVVMAADKQTAWWLIIAYGYGVVLLGAALISLRFFRSIRVGQFRGQALLLVVGFAATIGANALQNSLGFQVSFASLGFAVTGIIVYLAVFRFGLFTSVPVARRKVLGDMADGFLVVDTGNQIIDANQQAREIFGGRPVIDEPIEAVYPAYEQERAQENSQSSHEYRRRVGDRDRFFDVQVSPVSGIGGRVDAHVVRFSDITERKERERELEATKRKLERSNEKLDQFAGMVSHDLRNPLNVIMGRAELLRAEAPVEHVEPIERNVERMETMIDDLLTLARAGESVDDPEPIPLANVVADSWAAVSSDDVELDMDIPDDEVVEADDDRLRHVFENLFRNAIEHNDSPVTIRVGTLSDEGESVSRFYISDDGTGIPKSDREQVFEHGYTTNTDGTGFGLSIVEEIVEAHGWNISVGESDAGGARFDVHTTGQS, translated from the coding sequence ATGGCTGGTCAGTGGACACTCTTTTTTATTCCACTCCTCGCAGGTGCCGGGATTCTGTTCAGTCTCGCTGCCCTTGCGTTCAAGAACAGTGACACACGTGGCGCGACGCCGCTGGGAGGGTATCTCGTTGCAACGGGCCTGTACAACGTTTTCTACGCGCTGCAACTGTGGACTACGACTCCCGAAGGGAGTCTCTTCTGGTCACAGATGCAACTGCCGATGTGGAGCTCGGCTGCCGTGTTCGGCCTCCTCTTCGGGATCGAATACACGAACCGAGAAACGTGGCTCCGTCGCTCCCGTGCTGGCGCGCTGTTCATTCCCCCAGCCATCGCAACCGTCCTCTACTTTCTCCAGCCCGAGCTATTTTTCGCAAACGTACGCATGCGAGAGGAACTGTCACTCGTGGTTATGGCCGCCGACAAACAGACTGCCTGGTGGCTCATCATCGCGTACGGCTACGGTGTTGTTCTGCTCGGGGCGGCACTCATCAGTCTTCGATTCTTCCGTTCGATTCGCGTCGGTCAGTTTCGCGGGCAGGCACTGTTACTCGTGGTCGGGTTCGCAGCCACGATCGGGGCTAATGCACTCCAGAACAGTCTCGGTTTCCAAGTGTCATTTGCGTCGCTCGGCTTCGCCGTGACTGGAATCATCGTGTACCTGGCAGTCTTCAGGTTTGGACTGTTTACTTCGGTGCCCGTCGCCAGGCGGAAAGTCTTGGGAGACATGGCAGATGGGTTTCTCGTGGTCGATACAGGGAACCAGATTATCGACGCGAACCAGCAGGCGAGGGAAATATTCGGCGGTAGACCAGTCATCGATGAACCGATCGAAGCGGTCTATCCAGCGTACGAACAGGAGCGAGCCCAGGAAAACAGCCAGTCGAGTCACGAATACCGCCGACGCGTTGGCGACCGTGATCGATTCTTCGATGTTCAGGTCTCTCCAGTATCTGGCATCGGTGGACGTGTTGATGCTCACGTCGTCCGTTTCAGCGATATCACCGAGCGCAAAGAGCGCGAGCGGGAACTGGAAGCGACGAAACGTAAGCTCGAACGGTCCAACGAGAAACTTGACCAGTTTGCCGGCATGGTGAGTCACGATTTACGGAACCCACTGAATGTGATCATGGGTCGGGCAGAACTCCTTCGAGCAGAGGCACCAGTCGAACACGTCGAACCAATCGAGCGCAACGTCGAACGGATGGAGACGATGATCGACGACTTGCTGACGCTGGCCCGAGCGGGTGAAAGCGTCGATGACCCCGAACCCATCCCACTGGCGAACGTCGTCGCCGACAGCTGGGCGGCCGTCAGTAGCGACGATGTCGAACTCGACATGGATATTCCGGACGACGAGGTTGTGGAGGCGGATGATGACCGCCTCCGACACGTCTTCGAGAATCTCTTTCGCAATGCCATCGAACACAACGACTCACCAGTCACGATTCGTGTGGGGACGCTCTCGGATGAGGGGGAATCTGTGTCGAGATTTTATATTTCGGACGACGGTACCGGAATCCCAAAATCGGATCGTGAGCAAGTGTTCGAGCACGGCTATACGACGAACACTGACGGAACGGGCTTCGGTCTCTCGATCGTCGAGGAAATCGTTGAGGCCCACGGGTGGAATATCTCGGTCGGCGAGAGTGACGCGGGCGGTGCCCGCTTCGACGTTCACACGACTGGCCAGAGCTAA
- a CDS encoding DUF2237 family protein, translating to MPERNVLGEELATCSTDPRTGFTRDGCCGTHPNSRGRHELCSVMTDEFLSFSKEQGNDLVTPRPELEFPGLDPGDRWYLCLGRWIEALEATQAKRLPETTVPPVVLEATNEAVLESVDLETLESHSYDA from the coding sequence ATGCCCGAACGAAATGTCCTTGGCGAGGAACTTGCCACCTGTAGCACTGATCCAAGGACTGGTTTCACCCGCGATGGCTGCTGTGGAACTCATCCCAACAGTCGAGGCAGACACGAGCTTTGTTCGGTCATGACCGACGAATTTCTGTCGTTCAGTAAAGAACAGGGCAACGACCTTGTGACGCCGCGTCCGGAGTTGGAATTTCCCGGGCTCGACCCCGGTGATCGCTGGTATCTCTGTCTCGGACGGTGGATTGAGGCGCTTGAAGCCACGCAAGCCAAACGTCTCCCGGAGACGACCGTCCCACCCGTAGTTCTCGAAGCAACCAATGAGGCAGTGTTGGAGTCCGTGGATCTGGAGACGCTCGAAAGCCACTCCTACGACGCGTGA
- a CDS encoding transcription initiation factor IIB produces the protein MTESFTTPRVREEGSPEEHGETAEEEQNDLSAKTCPECSGSIVHDEAQAETHCQDCGRVLESDQIDRGPEWRAFDSREKNDKSRVGAPQTQQLHDGGLSTVIDWRDEDAYGRSLSSRQRKKMRRLRKWDERFRTKNDRERNLKHALGEINRMASALGCPDPIRETTSVLYRQALEEDMLRGRSIEGMATAALYAGSRLENAPRTLDEVAAVSRVDKIEIERAYRYLADELELEVAPTNPEAYIARFASELGCPDETEHRSRELTQAAVEAGVHSGRNPVGIAASALYAAAKLTNQDVIQDDLAEIANVSKVTIRNRYTEILEAADEVSSG, from the coding sequence GTGACTGAGTCATTTACTACGCCAAGGGTGCGCGAAGAAGGCTCTCCCGAGGAACACGGTGAGACGGCCGAAGAAGAGCAGAATGACCTGTCGGCCAAAACGTGTCCGGAGTGCAGTGGAAGCATCGTTCACGACGAGGCACAAGCCGAAACCCACTGTCAAGACTGTGGTCGCGTACTCGAATCAGATCAGATTGACCGCGGACCTGAATGGCGTGCGTTCGATTCGCGCGAAAAGAATGACAAGTCGCGGGTCGGAGCCCCCCAAACCCAGCAATTACACGATGGCGGCCTGTCGACGGTTATCGACTGGCGAGACGAAGACGCGTATGGACGGTCGCTCTCGTCTCGTCAGCGAAAGAAAATGCGACGTCTTCGGAAATGGGACGAGCGGTTCCGGACGAAAAACGACCGAGAACGGAATCTAAAGCATGCGCTGGGAGAGATCAATCGGATGGCCTCCGCGCTTGGATGTCCCGATCCGATCAGGGAAACGACGAGTGTGTTGTACCGACAGGCACTGGAAGAGGACATGCTCCGGGGGCGCTCGATCGAAGGAATGGCAACGGCAGCCCTCTACGCCGGGTCTCGTCTGGAGAATGCACCCCGGACACTCGATGAAGTTGCTGCTGTGAGTCGTGTCGATAAAATCGAGATCGAGCGTGCCTATCGCTATCTGGCAGACGAGCTGGAGTTGGAAGTGGCCCCGACGAATCCTGAAGCATACATTGCTCGGTTCGCTTCCGAGCTGGGATGTCCCGACGAAACGGAGCACCGAAGTCGGGAACTGACTCAAGCCGCGGTCGAGGCGGGCGTTCACAGTGGGCGAAACCCTGTCGGGATTGCAGCATCAGCGCTATATGCAGCTGCCAAACTCACAAACCAAGACGTCATCCAGGACGATCTGGCCGAAATCGCTAACGTGAGCAAGGTCACGATTCGGAACCGGTACACGGAAATTCTTGAAGCGGCAGACGAGGTGTCAAGTGGGTGA
- the sufB gene encoding Fe-S cluster assembly protein SufB, producing the protein MSSEQDHLQDTDTEARFEFKKEEKSAFEAEKGLTEETIRLISEDKDEPEWMLQRRLRALKQFQEMPMPTDWPGQPDLSEVDIDEIVPYIRPDIETRGGAENWEDLPEEIQDTFDKLGIPEAEKNALSGVGAQYESEIVYQNMQERWEDKGVIFCDMDKAVQEHEDIVKEYFMTKAVPPSDNKFAALHGAIWSGGSFVYVPEDTNVDMPVQAYFRMNSEGMGQFEHTLIVAEENSEVHYIEGCSAPKYSAFNLHSGGVEVFVKENAHVQYSTVQNWSKNTYNLNTKRAIAEKDATMEWVSGSMGSKATMLYPSTILKGPGATDNHITIAMAGEGQNIDTGAKVYHNAPDTKSTIESKSISKDGGRTNYRGLVHIADGAENASTSVECDALMFDNESTSDTMPYMEIQESKVDVAHEATVGKIGDEDVFYLESRGLDDDDAKQMIVAGFIEPLTEELPIEYAVEMNRLIELEMEGSLG; encoded by the coding sequence ATGAGTTCAGAACAAGACCATCTTCAGGACACCGATACCGAAGCTCGCTTCGAGTTCAAGAAGGAGGAGAAGTCGGCCTTCGAGGCTGAGAAAGGGCTCACCGAGGAGACCATCCGCCTGATCTCGGAAGACAAAGACGAGCCCGAGTGGATGCTCCAGCGCCGGCTGCGAGCACTGAAGCAGTTCCAGGAGATGCCGATGCCGACCGACTGGCCCGGTCAGCCGGACCTCTCGGAAGTCGACATCGACGAGATCGTCCCCTACATTCGCCCGGACATCGAGACGCGCGGCGGCGCCGAGAACTGGGAAGACCTTCCCGAGGAGATTCAGGACACCTTCGACAAACTGGGCATTCCCGAGGCGGAGAAGAACGCCCTATCGGGCGTCGGCGCCCAGTATGAGTCCGAGATCGTTTACCAGAACATGCAAGAGCGCTGGGAGGACAAGGGCGTCATCTTCTGTGACATGGACAAGGCCGTCCAGGAGCATGAAGACATCGTCAAGGAGTACTTCATGACCAAGGCCGTGCCACCGAGCGACAACAAGTTCGCGGCGCTCCACGGCGCGATCTGGTCGGGCGGCTCGTTCGTCTACGTCCCCGAGGACACGAACGTCGACATGCCCGTCCAGGCGTACTTCCGGATGAATTCCGAGGGGATGGGCCAGTTCGAACACACGCTCATCGTCGCCGAGGAGAACTCCGAAGTACACTACATCGAGGGCTGTTCGGCGCCGAAGTACTCGGCGTTCAATCTGCACAGCGGTGGCGTCGAGGTGTTCGTCAAGGAGAACGCGCACGTCCAGTACTCGACCGTGCAGAACTGGTCCAAAAACACCTACAACCTCAACACCAAACGCGCCATCGCCGAAAAGGACGCCACGATGGAGTGGGTGTCGGGGTCGATGGGCTCGAAAGCCACGATGTTGTACCCGTCGACCATCCTCAAGGGTCCGGGCGCGACGGACAACCACATCACCATCGCCATGGCTGGCGAAGGACAGAACATCGACACCGGCGCGAAGGTCTACCACAACGCGCCTGACACGAAGTCGACTATCGAGTCCAAGTCCATTTCGAAAGACGGCGGCCGCACCAACTACCGCGGCCTCGTCCACATCGCCGACGGCGCCGAGAACGCCTCCACCTCCGTCGAGTGTGACGCCCTGATGTTCGACAACGAGTCAACGTCGGACACGATGCCGTACATGGAGATTCAGGAGAGCAAGGTCGACGTGGCCCACGAGGCCACAGTCGGGAAGATCGGCGACGAGGACGTCTTCTACCTCGAATCACGTGGGCTGGACGACGACGACGCAAAGCAGATGATCGTCGCGGGGTTCATCGAGCCGCTCACGGAGGAACTGCCCATCGAGTACGCGGTCGAAATGAACCGACTCATCGAACTCGAGATGGAGGGATCGCTCGGGTAG